In Psychrobacter ciconiae, the genomic window CGTCACATGAAAATCGTTATCGAGCCAAGCTGCGCGGTACCGTTAGCAGTTATCTTGAAAAACAAAGACGTGTTTGCCGGTAAAAAAGTTGGTGTGATCATCACCGGCGGTAACGTTGACCTTGACAAACTACCTTGGAATGAGTGCTAATTTAGCAACGCATTTTGACAAAATTTTTACCTTACCCTTTATTACCCTGACGACATGGAGAAATTAAAATGTCAGATACTGAATTAGAAGTTGGTTTTAACGTTCCTGCGGTTGTAGGAATGGACGAAGCAGATATCCAAACTCCTTGCTTAATCCTTGATTTAGATGCGCTTGAGCGTAACATCAAAAAAATGGGCGACTACGCTAAAGCGCACAACATGCGTCACCGCAGCCACGGCAAAATGCACAAGTCAGTTGACGTTCAAAAATTGCAAGAAGAGCTTGGCGGCGCTGTTGGAATTTGTAGCCAAAAAGTTTCTGAAGCTGAAGTGTTCGTTCGCGGCGGCATCAAAGACGTTTTGGTTTCAAACCAAGTTCGTGATCCTGCTAAAATTGACCGTTTAGCAAAATTGCCAAAATTAGGCGCCAACATCACCGTTTGTATTGATGACGTTGATAACGTGGCTGAGTTGTCAGAAGCTGCCGTTCGTAACGGTACTGAGCTTAACTGCTACATCGAAATCGACTGCGGTGCAGGTCGCTGTGGTGTAACAACGACTGAAGCAGTTGTTGAAATTGCAAAAGCTATCGATGCCGCTGAAAACTTGAAGTTCACAGGAATCCAAGCTTACCAAGGCGCGATGCAGCACATGGACAGCTACACGGATCGTAAAGCCAAAACTCAAGCGGCAATCGATCAAGTTAAAGATGCCGTTGATGCATTGACTGAAATCGGTCTTAAGCCAGAATTCGTTTCTGGTGGCGGTACTGGTAGCTACTACTTTGAAAGTAACTCAGGCGTTTATAACGAGCTTCAGTGCGGCTCTTACGCGTTCATGGATGCAGACTACGGTCGTATCTTGGATGAAGACGGCAAGCGTATTGATGCAGGCGAGTGGGAAAACGCATTATTCTTGTTAACTTCAGTTATGAGCCACGCTAAAGCCGACAAAGCCATCGTTGATGCGGGCTTAAAAGCGCAGTCAGTAGATAGTGGTCTGCCATTCATCTACGGTCGCGACGATGTTGAATACGTTAAGTGTTCAGATGAGCACGGCGTTGTGAGCGATCCAAACGGCGTTCTAAAAATCAATGAAAAATTGAAGCTCGTTCCAGGTCACTGTGATCCTACTTGTAACATTCATGACTACTATGTCGGCGTTCGCAACGGTAAAGTTGAAGCGCTTTGGCCTGTTTCTGCACGTGGTCGCGGCTACTAATCAGCCCGACAACGTAAAAGCAACTACAAGGAGTTTGTAATGAGTGTGGAAAACAAAGGCGGTCTAGTTATCGTATCAGAAGCCGCTTGTAAAGCCGTGATCGATCGTGAATCTGCCTTTAGCGCAGTTGAAAGTGTGTTTGCAGCGATGGCGCGGGGCGATGCGTACAATTTCCCAGTCATCCGTGAAGCGATTGGCTATGCCGACGCGCTGTATGGCTTTAAATCAGGATTTGATCGGGCAGGAAAAGCACTTGGACTAAAATCTGGCGGTTACTGGCCAGGAAATGAAGCCAAGGGTCTTACCAACCATCAATCGACCATCTTTTTGTTCGATCCTGATACTGGCAAATTACGTGCGCTCGTTGGCGGTAACTACTTAACCGCCGTTCGTACTGCTGCTGCTTCTGCAGTTTCTATCGCCCATTTGGCGCGAAAAGACAGCAAAGTGCTCGGTATGATTGGCGCAGGTCACCAATCAACCTTTCAGCTTCGCGCCGCACTTGAGCAGCGCAACTTTGAAAAAATCGTTGCTTGGAACGAAAATAAAGACCGCCTTGGCA contains:
- the bhcC gene encoding 3-hydroxy-D-aspartate aldolase BhcC, which translates into the protein MSDTELEVGFNVPAVVGMDEADIQTPCLILDLDALERNIKKMGDYAKAHNMRHRSHGKMHKSVDVQKLQEELGGAVGICSQKVSEAEVFVRGGIKDVLVSNQVRDPAKIDRLAKLPKLGANITVCIDDVDNVAELSEAAVRNGTELNCYIEIDCGAGRCGVTTTEAVVEIAKAIDAAENLKFTGIQAYQGAMQHMDSYTDRKAKTQAAIDQVKDAVDALTEIGLKPEFVSGGGTGSYYFESNSGVYNELQCGSYAFMDADYGRILDEDGKRIDAGEWENALFLLTSVMSHAKADKAIVDAGLKAQSVDSGLPFIYGRDDVEYVKCSDEHGVVSDPNGVLKINEKLKLVPGHCDPTCNIHDYYVGVRNGKVEALWPVSARGRGY
- the bhcD gene encoding iminosuccinate reductase BhcD; the encoded protein is MSVENKGGLVIVSEAACKAVIDRESAFSAVESVFAAMARGDAYNFPVIREAIGYADALYGFKSGFDRAGKALGLKSGGYWPGNEAKGLTNHQSTIFLFDPDTGKLRALVGGNYLTAVRTAAASAVSIAHLARKDSKVLGMIGAGHQSTFQLRAALEQRNFEKIVAWNENKDRLGNLQAIAEEAGIPFESVEREQLGAEADVIITITSAFEPLLMKEWIKPGTHIACMGTDTKGKQEVDPALIAAATVFTDEIAQSITIGEAQHAVAQGLIAEDDITPIGDVINGKHAGRSSDDEITIFDGTGVGLQDLAIASVAAELAVKKGEAQQIEL